One part of the Micrococcus sp. 2A genome encodes these proteins:
- the rapZ gene encoding RNase adapter RapZ, with translation MTAPSLQPEKPPSPEVVVITGMAGAGRTTAAHALEDHGWYVVENMPPQLFVTLADLVARSPEAFARVAIVVDMRSRTYVEALWTALQQLENNGVEFRMVYLEAEDEVLVRRFEAGRRPHPLQGNARLLDGIQAEREVLADLRARADVVVDTSNLNVHGLATEITQLFSESGTITLRLNIMSFGFKYGLPADANFVADMRFIPNPHWVPELRPFTGREEQVSDYVLQQPGVQEFLSAYTAALVPAFEGYRRENKHYATLAVGCTGGKHRSVAVVEELARRLAQRPHVGVHVQHRDVGRE, from the coding sequence ATGACCGCTCCGAGTCTGCAGCCCGAGAAGCCCCCGTCCCCCGAGGTCGTCGTCATCACGGGCATGGCCGGCGCCGGCCGCACGACCGCGGCCCACGCCCTCGAGGACCACGGCTGGTACGTGGTCGAGAACATGCCCCCGCAGCTCTTCGTCACCCTCGCGGACCTTGTGGCCCGCTCTCCCGAGGCGTTCGCGCGCGTGGCCATCGTGGTGGACATGCGCTCCCGCACGTACGTGGAGGCGCTGTGGACCGCGCTCCAGCAACTCGAGAACAACGGCGTGGAGTTCCGCATGGTCTACCTCGAGGCGGAGGACGAGGTGCTCGTGCGCCGCTTCGAGGCGGGCCGCCGCCCTCATCCGCTGCAGGGCAACGCCCGGCTCCTCGACGGGATCCAGGCGGAGCGGGAGGTCCTCGCGGACCTGCGCGCCCGCGCCGACGTCGTGGTGGACACCTCGAACCTGAACGTGCACGGGCTGGCCACGGAGATCACCCAGCTCTTCTCCGAGTCCGGCACCATCACCCTACGCCTGAACATCATGAGCTTCGGGTTCAAGTACGGACTCCCCGCGGACGCCAACTTCGTGGCGGACATGCGCTTCATCCCCAACCCGCACTGGGTGCCCGAGCTGCGCCCGTTCACGGGCCGCGAGGAGCAGGTCTCGGACTACGTGCTGCAGCAGCCGGGCGTGCAGGAGTTCCTCTCCGCGTACACGGCGGCCCTCGTCCCCGCCTTCGAGGGGTACCGCCGCGAGAACAAGCACTATGCGACCCTCGCTGTCGGGTGCACCGGCGGCAAGCACCGCTCGGTGGCGGTCGTGGAGGAGCTGGCCCGCCGGCTGGCCCAGCGCCCGCACGTGGGCGTGCACGTGCAGCACCGGGACGTGGGCCGCGAATGA
- the yvcK gene encoding uridine diphosphate-N-acetylglucosamine-binding protein YvcK — protein sequence MTSPLTGQLPLPPGSDGRGGVRTPGAARPGVRVTALGGGHGLYASLSALRLVAGHLTAVVTVADDGGSSGTIRKEMAVLPPGDLRMALAALCDDTDWGRTWAQVMQHRFRSTEVPAHEATLDNHALGNLLIVALWELLGDPVDGLRWAGALLRAHGEVLPISRTPLTIEGDVLSSDAEGRLRTRRVEGQVALARAALEGRVTGVRLNPSDAVPAPEALSAIELADWVVIGPGSLYTSVLPHLLMADVRAALSATPARRLYLMNLHTGTQETTGLTHADHLAVLHSHAPDLRLDVVIADADAVQDRAEVVRAARRMGARVVFSRVGSALDPQVHDPLRLAVAIDEAMTD from the coding sequence ATGACGTCCCCCCTCACGGGCCAGCTGCCCCTGCCCCCCGGATCCGACGGCCGCGGGGGAGTGCGCACCCCGGGCGCCGCCCGCCCCGGCGTGCGGGTCACCGCCCTCGGGGGCGGCCACGGCCTCTACGCCTCCCTCTCCGCGCTGCGGCTCGTGGCCGGCCACCTCACGGCCGTCGTCACGGTGGCCGACGACGGCGGCTCCTCCGGCACGATCCGCAAGGAGATGGCGGTCCTGCCGCCCGGGGACCTCCGCATGGCGCTGGCCGCCCTGTGCGACGACACGGACTGGGGCCGCACGTGGGCGCAGGTGATGCAGCACCGCTTCCGCTCCACCGAGGTGCCCGCCCATGAGGCGACGCTGGACAACCACGCGCTCGGCAACCTGTTGATCGTCGCGCTCTGGGAGCTGCTCGGCGACCCCGTGGACGGGCTGCGCTGGGCCGGCGCGCTCCTGCGCGCCCACGGGGAGGTCCTGCCGATCTCCCGCACGCCCCTGACGATCGAGGGCGACGTGCTCAGCTCCGACGCCGAGGGCCGGCTGCGCACGCGCCGTGTCGAGGGGCAGGTGGCGCTGGCTCGGGCCGCGCTCGAGGGGCGCGTCACGGGCGTACGCCTCAACCCTTCGGACGCCGTGCCCGCCCCCGAGGCGCTGTCCGCCATCGAGCTGGCCGACTGGGTCGTCATCGGCCCCGGATCCCTCTACACGTCCGTCCTGCCGCACCTGCTCATGGCGGACGTGCGGGCGGCCCTGAGCGCCACGCCCGCGCGTCGCCTGTACCTCATGAACCTGCACACCGGGACGCAGGAGACCACGGGCCTCACCCACGCCGACCACCTCGCCGTGCTGCACTCCCACGCCCCCGACCTGCGGCTCGACGTCGTGATCGCGGACGCGGACGCGGTCCAGGACCGCGCCGAGGTCGTGCGGGCCGCCCGCCGCATGGGCGCGCGCGTCGTCTTCAGTAGAGTGGGCAGTGCCCTCGACCCGCAGGTCCACGACCCGCTGCGCCTGGCCGTGGCGATCGACGAGGCCATGACCGACTGA
- the whiA gene encoding DNA-binding protein WhiA has product MALTMTLKEELARVPVGSTSERRAETAAMLRFAGGLHLVSGRVVIEAELDHGASARRLRAAITELYGHTTEIVVVSGGNLRRGQRYVIRVVRGGGDLARQSGLLDLRGRPVRGLPAVLVNGTRGDTAAVWRGALLAHGSLTEPGRSAALEVTTPGPEAALALVGAARRLGVGAKAREVRQADRVVVRDGEGIATLLTAVGAEQTATLWQERRERKEVRATANRLANFDDANLRRSAQAAVAAGARVERALEILGADVPDHLLEAGRLRIAHKEASLDELGRLADPPMTKDAIAGRIRRLLAMADKRAAEQGLPGASPTGS; this is encoded by the coding sequence GTGGCCCTGACCATGACCCTGAAGGAAGAGCTGGCGCGCGTGCCGGTGGGCTCGACGTCCGAGCGGCGGGCGGAGACCGCCGCCATGCTCCGGTTCGCCGGGGGGCTGCACCTCGTCTCCGGCCGCGTGGTCATCGAGGCCGAGCTGGACCACGGGGCGAGCGCCCGCCGCCTCCGGGCCGCGATCACGGAGCTGTACGGCCACACGACCGAGATCGTGGTGGTCTCGGGCGGGAACCTGCGCCGGGGCCAGCGCTACGTCATCCGCGTGGTGCGGGGCGGCGGGGACCTCGCGCGGCAGTCCGGGCTGCTGGACCTTCGCGGCCGCCCCGTGCGGGGCCTGCCGGCGGTGCTCGTGAACGGCACCCGCGGGGACACCGCCGCCGTGTGGCGCGGCGCCCTGCTCGCCCACGGCTCGCTCACGGAGCCCGGCCGCTCCGCCGCCCTCGAGGTCACCACGCCCGGCCCGGAGGCAGCCCTCGCCCTCGTCGGCGCCGCGCGGCGCCTCGGCGTCGGCGCCAAGGCCCGCGAGGTCCGCCAGGCGGACCGCGTCGTCGTGCGGGACGGCGAGGGGATCGCGACCCTCCTGACGGCGGTGGGCGCGGAGCAGACCGCCACGCTGTGGCAGGAGCGGCGCGAGCGCAAGGAGGTCCGGGCCACGGCCAACCGGCTCGCCAACTTCGACGACGCCAACCTGCGCCGCTCGGCCCAGGCCGCCGTCGCCGCCGGGGCCCGCGTGGAGCGCGCCCTCGAGATCCTCGGCGCAGACGTGCCGGACCACCTGCTCGAGGCCGGACGCCTCCGGATCGCCCACAAGGAGGCCTCCCTCGACGAGCTCGGCCGCCTCGCGGACCCGCCCATGACGAAGGACGCGATCGCCGGTCGCATCCGCCGCCTCCTGGCGATGGCCGACAAGCGGGCCGCGGAGCAGGGACTGCCGGGGGCCTCCCCCACCGGATCCTGA
- a CDS encoding superoxide dismutase: protein MTEYVLPELDYDYAALEPHISARIMELHHSKHHATYVKGANTALEKLAAARDAEDFSAVNQLSKDLAFNLGGHTNHSIFWKNLSPEGGDKPTGELAAAIDDHFGSFEKFQAHFTAAALGIQGSGWAVLAYEPIGGNLVIEQFYDQQNGVPVATIPLFQLDMWEHAFYLDYQNVKADYVKAVWNIVNWADVQDRFEAARSGARGLVLPA, encoded by the coding sequence ATGACGGAGTACGTTCTGCCGGAGCTGGACTACGACTACGCCGCCCTGGAGCCGCACATCTCTGCGCGCATCATGGAGCTGCACCACTCGAAGCACCACGCCACCTACGTGAAGGGCGCCAACACGGCGCTCGAGAAGCTCGCCGCCGCCCGCGACGCCGAGGACTTCTCCGCCGTCAACCAGCTCTCCAAGGACCTGGCGTTCAACCTCGGCGGCCACACGAACCACTCGATCTTCTGGAAAAACCTCTCCCCGGAGGGCGGCGACAAGCCCACGGGCGAGCTCGCCGCCGCGATCGACGATCACTTCGGCTCGTTCGAGAAGTTCCAGGCGCACTTCACCGCCGCCGCCCTCGGCATCCAGGGCTCCGGCTGGGCCGTGCTGGCCTACGAGCCCATCGGCGGCAACCTGGTCATCGAGCAGTTCTACGACCAGCAGAACGGCGTCCCCGTGGCGACCATCCCGCTGTTCCAGCTGGACATGTGGGAGCACGCCTTCTACCTGGACTACCAGAACGTGAAGGCCGACTACGTGAAGGCGGTCTGGAACATCGTGAACTGGGCCGACGTCCAGGACCGCTTCGAGGCGGCCCGCTCCGGCGCCCGCGGCCTCGTCCTCCCGGCCTGA
- the gap gene encoding type I glyceraldehyde-3-phosphate dehydrogenase — protein sequence MTKIAINGYGRIGRNAVRVLLEQGHDDLELVAVNDLASTEDLFWLTKYDTILGRFPGELELTDKGFRINGKEVAFFSEKDPSALPWGELGVDVVVECTGIFTTGPKAKAHLDAGAKKVLLSAPGKEVDGTFVMGVNEEDYDSASMDIVSNASCSTNCLAPMVKVLNDEFGIVDGIMTTIHAYTGDQNLHDNVHKKDRRRARAAAQNMVPTSTGAAKAIGEVIPELKGKLDGFAMRVPTITGSATDLTVELTRHVEVEEVNEAFRRAAESERLKGRLVYSEDPIVSSDIVTSPAACTFDAPLTKSIGQTVKIIGWYDNEYGYTCQLMDMASHMGRQL from the coding sequence ATGACCAAGATCGCCATCAACGGATACGGCCGCATCGGACGCAACGCCGTCCGCGTGCTCCTCGAACAGGGCCACGACGACCTCGAGCTGGTCGCGGTGAACGACCTCGCGAGCACGGAGGACCTCTTCTGGCTCACCAAGTACGACACCATCCTCGGCCGATTCCCGGGCGAGCTGGAGCTCACCGACAAGGGCTTCCGCATCAACGGCAAGGAGGTGGCCTTCTTCTCCGAGAAGGACCCCTCCGCGCTGCCGTGGGGCGAGCTCGGCGTGGACGTCGTGGTGGAGTGCACGGGCATCTTCACCACGGGCCCGAAGGCCAAGGCCCACCTGGACGCGGGCGCCAAGAAGGTCCTGCTCTCCGCACCCGGCAAGGAGGTCGACGGCACCTTCGTGATGGGCGTCAACGAGGAGGACTACGACTCGGCGTCCATGGACATCGTCTCCAACGCGTCCTGCAGCACCAACTGCCTGGCCCCCATGGTCAAGGTGCTCAACGACGAGTTCGGCATCGTCGACGGCATCATGACCACGATCCACGCGTACACGGGCGACCAGAACCTGCACGACAACGTGCACAAGAAGGACCGCCGCCGTGCCCGCGCCGCCGCGCAGAACATGGTCCCCACCTCGACCGGCGCCGCCAAGGCGATCGGCGAGGTCATCCCGGAGCTCAAGGGCAAGCTGGACGGATTCGCGATGCGCGTGCCGACCATCACCGGCTCCGCCACCGACCTCACCGTCGAGCTGACCCGCCACGTGGAGGTCGAGGAGGTCAACGAGGCCTTCCGCAGGGCGGCCGAGTCCGAGCGCCTCAAGGGCCGCCTCGTGTACTCCGAGGACCCGATCGTCTCCTCGGACATCGTGACCTCCCCGGCCGCGTGCACCTTCGACGCTCCCCTGACGAAGTCCATCGGCCAGACCGTGAAGATCATCGGCTGGTACGACAACGAGTACGGCTACACGTGCCAGCTCATGGACATGGCGTCCCACATGGGCCGCCAGCTCTGA
- a CDS encoding phosphoglycerate kinase, protein MTAQTLTDLLEAGVAGRTVLIRSDLNVPLDGQTVTDDGRIRASLPAVKALADAGARVVVMAHLGRPQGEPDPKYSLKPVAARMGELLGVPVALAEDVTGPSARQKAAGLEDGQVLLLENVRFDARETSKDDAERAELASEMAALAGEDGAYVGDAFGAVHRKHASVFDIASQLPAHQGPLVAAELEVLTRLTADPERPYVVALGGSKVSDKLAVIENLLDTADVLLIGGGMLFTFLRAQGHEVGASLLEEDQLETVRGYLERSGKDAAEIVLPTDIVMASGFAADAEHEVLPADALTTGAHGASALGLDIGPATAEAFAEQVREAKTVFWNGPMGVFEFPAFAEGTRAVAQALTDVTRDGGLSVVGGGDSAAAVRSLGFEDEAFGHISTGGGASLEYLEGKELPGVSALQGGTEA, encoded by the coding sequence ATGACCGCCCAGACCCTGACCGACCTGCTCGAGGCCGGCGTCGCCGGACGCACCGTGCTCATCCGCTCGGACCTCAACGTCCCGCTGGACGGACAGACCGTCACCGACGACGGCCGCATCCGCGCCTCCCTCCCGGCCGTCAAGGCCCTCGCCGACGCCGGCGCCCGCGTCGTCGTGATGGCGCACCTCGGCCGCCCCCAGGGGGAGCCGGACCCGAAGTACTCCCTGAAGCCCGTCGCCGCCCGCATGGGCGAGCTGCTCGGCGTCCCCGTCGCGCTGGCCGAGGACGTCACCGGGCCCTCCGCGCGTCAGAAGGCCGCGGGCCTGGAGGACGGCCAGGTCCTCCTGCTCGAGAACGTCCGCTTCGACGCCCGGGAGACCTCCAAGGACGACGCCGAGCGCGCCGAGCTGGCCTCCGAGATGGCGGCCCTCGCGGGCGAGGACGGCGCGTACGTGGGCGACGCCTTCGGCGCGGTGCACCGCAAGCACGCCTCCGTCTTCGACATCGCCTCCCAGCTGCCCGCCCACCAGGGCCCGCTCGTGGCCGCGGAGCTCGAGGTCCTGACGCGCCTCACCGCCGACCCGGAGCGCCCCTACGTCGTGGCGCTCGGCGGCTCCAAGGTCTCGGACAAGCTCGCCGTGATCGAGAACCTGCTGGACACCGCGGACGTCCTGCTCATCGGCGGCGGCATGCTCTTCACCTTCCTCAGGGCCCAGGGCCACGAGGTCGGCGCCTCCCTCCTCGAGGAGGACCAGCTGGAGACCGTCCGCGGATACCTCGAGCGCTCGGGCAAGGACGCCGCCGAGATCGTCCTGCCCACCGACATCGTCATGGCCTCCGGCTTCGCGGCCGACGCCGAGCACGAGGTGCTGCCCGCCGACGCCCTCACCACGGGGGCGCATGGCGCCTCCGCTCTGGGGCTGGACATCGGCCCCGCCACCGCGGAGGCGTTCGCGGAGCAGGTCCGCGAGGCGAAGACCGTGTTCTGGAACGGCCCCATGGGCGTGTTCGAGTTCCCCGCCTTCGCCGAGGGCACCCGCGCCGTGGCGCAGGCGCTCACGGACGTGACGCGCGACGGCGGCCTCTCCGTGGTGGGCGGCGGCGACTCCGCCGCGGCCGTGCGTTCCCTCGGCTTCGAGGACGAGGCCTTCGGCCACATCTCCACCGGAGGCGGCGCCTCCCTCGAGTACCTCGAGGGCAAGGAGCTGCCCGGCGTCAGCGCCCTGCAGGGCGGGACGGAGGCCTGA
- the tpiA gene encoding triose-phosphate isomerase, translating to MAPARTPLIAGNWKMNMDHREAVTLVQRLAWLLQDAGHEQEHVEAAVFPPFTDLRAVQTLVTGDRIELAYGAQDLSPEDSGAYTGDVSGAFLNSLGCAYAIVGHSERRTIHGEDDALVARKAAAALRHGLAPVVCVGEGLEVRQAGRHVEHTVEQLRGSLAGLSAEDAARIVVAYEPVWAIGTGEVASAGDAQEMCAALRAEVARIHGDDVAAGMRLLYGGSVKSSSAPELLAQPDVDGALVGGASLDADEFARIVRFDAAA from the coding sequence ATGGCCCCGGCGCGCACCCCGCTGATCGCGGGCAACTGGAAGATGAACATGGACCACCGCGAGGCGGTCACCCTGGTGCAGCGTCTCGCCTGGCTGCTGCAGGACGCCGGCCACGAGCAGGAGCACGTGGAGGCCGCGGTGTTCCCGCCCTTCACCGACCTGCGCGCGGTGCAGACCCTCGTCACGGGGGACCGCATCGAGCTCGCCTACGGCGCGCAGGACCTCTCCCCGGAGGACTCCGGCGCGTACACCGGCGACGTCTCGGGCGCGTTTCTGAACTCGCTCGGCTGCGCCTACGCGATCGTCGGGCACTCCGAGCGCCGCACGATCCACGGCGAGGACGACGCCCTCGTGGCGCGCAAGGCCGCCGCCGCGCTGCGCCACGGGCTCGCCCCCGTGGTCTGCGTGGGCGAGGGCCTCGAGGTCCGGCAGGCCGGCCGTCACGTCGAGCACACCGTGGAGCAGCTGCGCGGCTCCCTCGCGGGGCTCTCCGCCGAGGACGCCGCGCGCATCGTCGTCGCCTACGAGCCCGTGTGGGCCATCGGCACCGGCGAGGTCGCGAGCGCCGGGGACGCCCAGGAGATGTGCGCGGCGCTGCGCGCGGAGGTCGCCCGCATCCACGGCGACGACGTCGCCGCCGGGATGCGCCTGCTCTACGGCGGCTCGGTGAAGTCCTCGAGCGCCCCCGAGCTGCTCGCCCAGCCGGACGTGGACGGCGCCCTCGTGGGCGGCGCCAGCCTCGACGCGGACGAGTTTGCTAGGATCGTCCGGTTCGACGCGGCCGCCTGA
- the secG gene encoding preprotein translocase subunit SecG: MDVLTPILQILVVVLSVVIVLLVLLHKGRGGGVSDMFGGGVTTSMSSSGSAQRLLTRVTVASVILWGASIIAIGLIGRLSIDS; this comes from the coding sequence GTGGACGTCCTGACCCCCATCCTGCAGATCCTCGTCGTGGTGCTCAGCGTGGTGATCGTCCTCCTGGTGCTCCTGCACAAGGGGCGCGGCGGCGGCGTGTCGGACATGTTCGGCGGCGGCGTGACCACGTCGATGAGCTCCTCGGGCTCTGCGCAGCGCCTCCTGACCCGCGTGACGGTGGCATCCGTGATCCTGTGGGGCGCGTCGATCATCGCCATCGGTCTCATCGGCCGCCTCAGCATCGACTCCTGA
- a CDS encoding glucose-6-phosphate dehydrogenase assembly protein OpcA, whose translation MRISMQDTTTSHVAKRLTRLREKGGVVALGRVLTLVISTDDAGIESALEAANAASLEHPCRIIVLALGDPAAPTRLDAEIRVGGDAGASDVVILWCTGDNAQADESLVGALLLPDAPIVAWWPGLPPAVPSATPLGRLAHRRITDSGASAHAESALWDLRAGHRDGDTDLAWTRLTLWRIQVAGILDNLDARSLASVSVDGAPDSPSTLLLASWLTLGLRIPVTIAHSKVGRGIRSVRLRRPEGDVVLSRSQSQVARLYQQGRPVQRIALPRRSDQDCLAEELRRLDPDEVFGAVLHEGLPLADLSAVQASER comes from the coding sequence GTGAGGATCAGCATGCAGGACACCACCACCTCCCACGTGGCCAAGCGCCTCACCCGCCTGCGGGAGAAGGGCGGAGTCGTGGCCCTCGGCCGCGTGCTCACCCTCGTGATCAGCACCGACGACGCCGGCATCGAGTCCGCCCTCGAGGCCGCCAACGCGGCCTCGCTGGAGCATCCCTGCCGGATCATCGTGCTCGCGCTCGGCGACCCCGCTGCGCCGACCCGCCTCGACGCGGAGATCCGCGTGGGCGGGGACGCCGGCGCGTCCGACGTCGTGATCCTGTGGTGCACCGGGGACAACGCGCAGGCCGACGAGTCCCTCGTGGGGGCGCTCCTGCTGCCCGACGCCCCGATCGTGGCGTGGTGGCCGGGCCTGCCGCCCGCGGTGCCCTCCGCCACGCCGCTGGGCCGCCTCGCCCACCGGCGCATCACCGACTCGGGCGCCTCCGCCCACGCCGAGTCCGCGCTGTGGGACCTGCGCGCCGGCCACCGCGACGGGGACACGGACCTGGCCTGGACCCGCCTGACGCTGTGGCGCATCCAGGTGGCCGGGATCCTGGACAACCTCGACGCGCGGAGCCTGGCCTCCGTGAGCGTGGACGGTGCCCCGGACTCCCCCAGCACGCTCCTGCTGGCCTCATGGCTCACGCTTGGCCTGCGGATCCCCGTGACCATCGCACACTCCAAGGTCGGGCGCGGGATCCGGTCCGTGCGGCTGCGCCGCCCCGAGGGCGACGTCGTCCTCTCACGCTCGCAGTCCCAGGTGGCCCGGCTCTACCAGCAGGGCCGCCCCGTGCAGCGCATCGCGCTGCCCCGCCGCTCCGACCAGGACTGCCTGGCCGAGGAGCTGCGCCGCCTGGACCCGGACGAGGTGTTCGGCGCCGTGCTCCACGAGGGCCTGCCCCTCGCCGACCTCTCCGCGGTGCAGGCGAGCGAGCGCTGA
- the zwf gene encoding glucose-6-phosphate dehydrogenase, which yields MAAELPVRAGRPSNPLRDPRDRRLTRIAGPSSLVLFGVTGDLARKKLLPAMYDLAHRGLLPPSFSLVGFGRRDWSDDEFADYVRASVEAASRTPFDETVWDQFRGGLRFVSGAFDDAEAYARLRDILAELETTRGTAGNAVFYLSIPPDWFEAVSRHLADQGLADRSQPADGPWRRVVIEKPFGHDLASAQELNAVIERVFPSDAVFRIDHYLGKETVQNILAFRFANRIFEPLWNADHVDHVQITMAEDIGIGGRAGYYDGVGAARDVIQNHLLQLLAFTAMEEPISFVADHLRAEKEKVLAAVQVPDTPAGLEAASARGQYTSGWQGGEKVTGFLDEEGFNPASTTETFAALKVGIHTRRWQGVPFYLRAGKRLGRRVTEIAVVFKKPPHLLFPVHAGDEYGQNVIVIRVQPDEGVTIRFGSKVPGTQSEVRDVTMDFGYGHAFTEDSPEAYERLILDVLLGEPPLFPRQAEVEQSWRIVDPFEEHWASLDAQPEPYAPGTWGPPSADALMARDGRAWRRP from the coding sequence GTGGCCGCTGAGCTCCCCGTGCGCGCCGGCCGCCCGTCCAACCCCCTGCGCGACCCGCGCGACCGCCGCCTGACCCGCATCGCCGGGCCGTCCTCGCTCGTGCTGTTCGGGGTGACGGGTGACCTCGCGCGAAAGAAGCTGCTGCCCGCCATGTACGACCTCGCCCATCGCGGCCTCCTGCCGCCCTCGTTCTCCCTCGTGGGGTTCGGACGCCGTGACTGGTCCGACGACGAGTTCGCGGACTACGTGCGGGCCTCCGTCGAGGCGGCCTCCCGCACCCCGTTCGACGAGACGGTGTGGGACCAGTTCCGCGGGGGGCTGCGGTTCGTCTCGGGCGCGTTCGACGACGCCGAGGCCTACGCACGCCTGCGGGACATCCTCGCGGAGCTCGAGACCACCCGCGGGACCGCCGGCAACGCGGTGTTCTACCTCTCGATCCCGCCGGACTGGTTCGAGGCCGTCTCCCGCCACCTCGCGGACCAGGGCCTCGCGGACCGCTCTCAGCCGGCCGACGGCCCGTGGCGGCGTGTGGTGATCGAGAAGCCGTTCGGTCATGACCTGGCCAGCGCGCAGGAGCTCAACGCCGTGATCGAGCGCGTCTTCCCCTCCGACGCGGTGTTCCGGATCGACCACTACCTCGGCAAGGAGACGGTCCAGAACATCCTGGCCTTCCGGTTCGCCAACCGGATCTTCGAGCCGCTGTGGAACGCAGACCACGTGGACCACGTGCAGATCACCATGGCCGAGGACATCGGCATCGGAGGCCGCGCGGGCTACTACGACGGCGTGGGCGCGGCCCGCGACGTCATCCAGAACCACCTGCTCCAGCTGCTCGCCTTCACCGCGATGGAGGAGCCCATCTCCTTCGTCGCCGACCACCTGCGCGCGGAGAAGGAGAAGGTCCTCGCCGCCGTGCAGGTGCCGGACACGCCCGCCGGGCTCGAGGCGGCCTCCGCCCGCGGCCAGTACACGAGCGGCTGGCAGGGCGGGGAGAAGGTCACGGGCTTCCTCGACGAGGAGGGGTTCAACCCGGCCTCGACCACGGAGACCTTCGCGGCCCTCAAGGTGGGCATCCACACGCGCCGCTGGCAGGGCGTGCCGTTCTACCTGCGGGCGGGCAAGCGCCTCGGCCGGCGGGTCACGGAGATCGCCGTGGTGTTCAAGAAGCCCCCGCACCTGCTGTTCCCGGTGCACGCCGGGGACGAGTACGGGCAGAACGTGATCGTCATCCGCGTGCAGCCGGACGAGGGCGTGACCATCCGCTTCGGCTCCAAGGTGCCCGGCACCCAGTCCGAGGTCCGCGACGTGACCATGGACTTCGGCTACGGCCACGCGTTCACCGAGGACTCCCCCGAGGCCTACGAGCGCCTCATCCTGGACGTCCTGCTGGGCGAGCCTCCGCTGTTCCCGCGGCAGGCGGAGGTGGAGCAGTCCTGGCGCATCGTGGACCCGTTCGAGGAGCACTGGGCCTCCCTCGACGCGCAGCCCGAGCCCTACGCGCCCGGGACGTGGGGTCCGCCCTCGGCGGACGCCCTCATGGCCCGCGACGGACGAGCATGGAGGCGGCCGTGA